One segment of Pempheris klunzingeri isolate RE-2024b chromosome 20, fPemKlu1.hap1, whole genome shotgun sequence DNA contains the following:
- the LOC139219664 gene encoding somatostatin receptor type 2 gives MHWGKMDASFLPDTNYSQTYVDENFYFEDSIDGFGITMAILNLVVCIMGLAGNALVIVAILKLDKMSSSTTVYIFNLALADGLFMVGLPFIASQNFQNHWMFGDMACKVVMVLDGINQFTSVFCLTAMSLDRYMALADPLRFTHWRTPRRAKIISAFLWLFSLLTILPMALHFSADRGLCIPDLVSDAWWLGVLSYTFVMGFALPFTVMMASYAALLLNLRSQRLRARTPNHESHRLERQVTKMVVAVVVVFGICWLPFYTFNFCSLYQNGLVLTFARAFEFAVLLSYSWSCANPILYACLSDTFRRHFRTLLCPAAKSSPSMQCNTERYDLNDTGVRDITILVKGEM, from the coding sequence ATGCACTGGGGCAAAATGGATGCCTCATTTTTACCAGATACAAACTACAGTCAGACCTATGTGGATGAGAATTTTTACTTTGAGGACAGTATTGATGGCTTCGGCATCACCATGGCTATCCTTAACTTGGTGGTTTGCATCATGGGACTAGCTGGGAATGCCCTTGTCATTGTTGCCATTTTAAAATTGGACAAAATGTCATCATCCACCACAGTGTACATTTTCAACCTGGCGCTGGCCGACGGACTCTTCATGGTTGGTCTTCCCTTCATAGCAAGCCAGAACTTTCAGAATCATTGGATGTTTGGCGACATGGCGTGCAAAGTGGTCATGGTGCTGGACGGCATCAACCAGTTCACCAGTGTcttctgtctgacagcaatgaGTCTCGACCGCTACATGGCGCTGGCCGACCCGCTTCGGTTCACCCACTGGAGAACGCCACGCCGCGCCAAGATCATTTCGGCCTTCCTGTGgctcttctccctcctcaccaTCCTTCCCATGGCACTTCACTTCTCAGCTGATCGAGGCCTGTGTATACCAGACCTGGTTTCGGATGCCTGGTGGCTCGGCGTCTTGTCTTACACCTTCGTCATGGGGTTCGCTTTGCCATTCACGGTCATGATGGCCTCCTACGCGGCACTGCTGCTCAACCTGAGGTCCCAGCGGCTCCGAGCCAGGACCCCGAACCACGAGAGCCACCGGCTGGAGCGCCAGGTCACCAAAATGGTGGTCGCGGTGGTGGTAGTGTTCGGGATCTGCTGGCTGCCATTTTATACCTTCAACTTCTGCTCCTTGTATCAAAATGGCCTGGTCCTGACCTTCGCCAGAGCTTTTGAGTTTGCGGTCCTGCTGTCGTACTCGTGGAGCTGCGCTAACCCCATCCTCTACGCCTGTCTCTCAGACACCTTCAGGAGGCACTTCCGCACCCTCCTCTGCCCTGCCGCCAAGTCATCCCCCAGCATGCAGTGCAACACCGAACGGTATGACTTAAATGACACAGGTGTACGGGATATAACCATTCTGGTAAAAGGGGAGATGTAG